The DNA window ACCCAACAGTTGCGTTCACCGACACGCGGCCCAATGAGAGTAAACGTGGAACAACCAAAAAACGTAACCAAAGGTGAAGACGTTGAAGAGCCGAAGGACGAGCGCGCTCCGGTGCAACGCCTTGTTATCCGACGACTCCGTCTCAGGTTTCGAGCTAGATGCCTTGCTTTCGCGCCTTGTGCCAAACAAAAGCTGCCCTCCGATTGGAAATGTCCCCCTAGGTCGCCTGTGAAGTTGCAGTCCGGTTCGACCGAACTTTGTTGGCGAGACCCTTCAGATTACCGTCGATGATCTTGCCCATCATCAATTTCATCACGGTTTGGCCCAATAACCATCCGAAAGGACCGAATTTCACGCGATAATCCATGCCCCACTTCACTCTCGCTCGCCCGCTATCCAGCGGCTCGACCGACAGCTCCGCGTGCGCTTCGTGAAGAGGCATCGCTATCATTTCCGACAAACGAACGCGATACCTGCGATTGGCCTCCCACTTGGTCACCTCCTCCACCACTGAGGTACCATCGTCGAAATTGCAGCGCCGTTTCGACCCGATCCCGTCTTCGCCGTCCGTGAGCGCATCCACGGATCTTACGAGCGGTGCGAACTCGTCAATGTGCATGAAGCGACCGATAACCGCCCATAGGGCGTCGGGCGTGGCGTCGATATCGAGAGTTCGCTCGTGATGTATCAATTTTGATTCCTTAATTTGCGGCAACACGCCGGGTTAACGTTTTTGGCATTCGAGATTCCATCAGGATCAAAAACCTTGATCGGGAATACAGCAACGATTTGTTCTTCGGGTTCAAGATCTGCAAGACCAATTCCTAAGTCGGATAACGAAACGGCTGAGTGGCGCGCGCAGCGCGTCCGCCTCGAGCTGCTGGTTCGACCTCTTCCGCACCGATACTACCGCATCGGAGTCCATGTCCTGATCTCACTGCTGCCAGCGCGCAGCCTAACGATGTCGGTTTCCGCCTCGTGTGAAATCCTTCCGGTGACCTGCA is part of the bacterium genome and encodes:
- a CDS encoding SRPBCC family protein, producing MLPQIKESKLIHHERTLDIDATPDALWAVIGRFMHIDEFAPLVRSVDALTDGEDGIGSKRRCNFDDGTSVVEEVTKWEANRRYRVRLSEMIAMPLHEAHAELSVEPLDSGRARVKWGMDYRVKFGPFGWLLGQTVMKLMMGKIIDGNLKGLANKVRSNRTATSQAT